The genomic window GCTGGGTCCGGTCGATGTTGAGGATCTGCAGCTTGCCGTCGGCGGCCAGTTTCTGGAGGTTGCGGTAGACGGTGCCGAGGCTGATGTGGGGCATGTCCTTTCGGACGCGTTCGTAGATCTGGTCCGCGGTGGGATGGGACGTCTGGTCCTTCACGGCGTCCCAGACCACTTCTAGCTGTCGCGTATGTCTCGTGGACATGAACGATCCCGCGACCCGCGGGCTGCGCCGCCACGCAATCCGCCGGTCCTTTTCGATACTAACCCAGGTCTTGGAGCAACTCCGCCTTGGTAGTCTCGCTCAGCACGGCCTCGGCGTGGTAGTTCTCGTGGTCCACCACGATCCGGGCATCCGCCTCGCGCAGCGCTTCCACGTCATCGGGGGTGAGGTCGAAGGTGACGTACTGCACCGCGCTGATCTTGTCTTCCTTGCTGTGCCCTTCCTCGAAGCTGGCGCGCACCGAACGGTCGGCGCCCATGCACAGGAAGACGCGCTCGTCGATGCCGAGGAACTTGAGCAGTTCCCCGCGCAGGTTGGTCTGGTTCTCGATCTCGAGGAAGAGCGTCGCGCGCAACTCTCCGGCCCCCGGAACGAGCTCGTTGTAGACGTCGATCTCCTCGCGGATCTTGTCCAGGTCGCGGATGCTCTCGGCCCGGAGCATCTCCTGGATCTGGAAGATCACCGTGGTGCGGTTCTCGAACACCAGCGAGACCTTGTCGCCCACGGCCACCCGCCGGTGCTTCTTGAGGTCGATGATCTCGCGCCGGAAGGCGTCGCGCTTCTGCTCGTAGGCGCCGGCGCCGACGATGTCGTTGAGGGTGACCTTTTCCATGTTCGTGTCGGTAATGTTGTGCCAGCAGAGGGAGCTTCCCGCCCCGTCCCGGAGAGCCGCGGCTCGGGGCGGGAAGTTCCGGTTTAGCGGATCAAACGCGGATCAACCGGCGTCCGCGGGGTCCTTGCCGGCGACGGCCTGCAGGCCCTTGTTGAAACGGCCGGCGTGGGACTTCTCGGCCTTGGCCAGGGTCTCGAACCACTCGGCCAGTTCCTCAAGGCCCTCGTCGCGCGCGGTCTTGGCGAAGCCGGGGTACATCTCCGTGTATTCGAAGGTCTCACCCTCCACCGCGGACTTCAGGTTGTTCTCGGTGGTGCCGATGGGAACGCCGGTGCAGGGGTCGCCGACTTCCTTCAGGAAGTCCAGGTGACCGAAGGCATGGCCCGTCTCCGCCTCGGAGGTGTCGCGGAACAGTCCGCCCATGTCGGGATAACCCTCGATGTCGGCCTGGCGCGCGAAATAGAGATAGCGACGGTTCGCCTGCGACTCGCCCGCGAAGGCGTTCTTCAGGTTCTCGTGGCTCTTGGTGCCGTTGATGCTTGCCATAGGTTCCTCCTTATTAATAATAGTTCCGATTAGTAGCCAATAGCGGCTTACGAGTCAAGCGCACGCGTCAGGTAGTCGATGACCTCGTCCGCGATCTCGTCGACGTTCTTCTCGGCGGTCTTCAGCACGATCTCGGGGTTCTCCGGCGGCTCGTAGGCACTGTCGACGCCGGTGAAGTTCCTGATCTGGCCCGCGCGGGCCTTGCGGTAGAGCCCCTTGGGGTCGCGTTGCTCGCACACCTCGATGGGGCAGTCGACGAAGATCTCGATGAACTCGCCCTCCTCCATCATCTCCCGCGCCATCCTGCGCTCGTCACGGAAGGGCGAGATCACCGAGACCAGGACCATCAGCCCCGCGTCGACGAAGAGCCTGGCGACCTCGGCGATGCGGCGCACGTTCTCCACCCG from Deltaproteobacteria bacterium includes these protein-coding regions:
- a CDS encoding transcriptional repressor translates to MSTRHTRQLEVVWDAVKDQTSHPTADQIYERVRKDMPHISLGTVYRNLQKLAADGKLQILNIDRTQHFDPILGKHPHFICESCGKVYDVTLDRRDEAEPVLAPDTGFTVKSHQLSLYGTCEMCS
- a CDS encoding DUF3501 family protein, producing MEKVTLNDIVGAGAYEQKRDAFRREIIDLKKHRRVAVGDKVSLVFENRTTVIFQIQEMLRAESIRDLDKIREEIDVYNELVPGAGELRATLFLEIENQTNLRGELLKFLGIDERVFLCMGADRSVRASFEEGHSKEDKISAVQYVTFDLTPDDVEALREADARIVVDHENYHAEAVLSETTKAELLQDLG
- a CDS encoding rubrerythrin family protein, which produces MASINGTKSHENLKNAFAGESQANRRYLYFARQADIEGYPDMGGLFRDTSEAETGHAFGHLDFLKEVGDPCTGVPIGTTENNLKSAVEGETFEYTEMYPGFAKTARDEGLEELAEWFETLAKAEKSHAGRFNKGLQAVAGKDPADAG